Below is a genomic region from Microbacterium sp. KUDC0406.
TACGAGGAGCGGCTGTACAACGTCGGCCGGCTGGACGCCGAGACCAGCGGACTGCTCATCCTCACCAACGACGGCGAGCTTGCGCACGTGCTCGCGCACCCGTCCTTCGGGGTGACGAAGGTCTACATCGCGAAGGTGCAGGGCATCGTCACGCCGCAGACCATCGCGAAGCTCACGAAGGGCTTCGACCTCGAGGACGGCTTCATCTCGGCGGACAAGGCGCGTCTGCTGGACACGTCACGCAACACGAGCCTCGTCGAGCTCACCCTGCACTCGGGGCGCAACCGCATCGTCCGCCGGATGATGGCCGAGGTGGGTCATCCGGTCGTCGATCTGGTGCGCCGGCAGTTCGGCCCGCTGCACCTGGGAACGCTCCCTGCCGGGCAGAGCCGCGAACTGACTAAAATCGAACTCGGCGCGCTACTGACCCTGTCGCGCGAGGAGAACCCTGCGGATGCCACGCCGGGAGACGTGCAGGAGAAGCAGTGACCGAACCAGGCCGTGGTGCCGCGACGCAGTCGCGCGTCTCGGGCGCTTCTCGCGTCTCGGGCACCGTGCGCATCGTCGGCTCCGGGCTGCTCGGTGCCAGCATCGGTCATGCGCTGCGCGCGAAGGGCGTCGACGTCGTCCTCGCCGACGCCTCGCCGGCTCAGCTGCGCCTGGCGATCGACTACGGCGCGGGACGCACGGCATCCGACGACGATCGCCCCGCACTGATCGTCGTCGCCGTGCCGCCGGACGTCACGGCCGACGTGATCGAGGCCGAGCTGGCCCGCTTCCCGGACGCCGTGGTGACGGATGTCGCGAGTGTGAAGCTCGAGCCCTACCGCGCGCTGCGCGACCGCGGCGTCGACCTGACCCGGTACATCGGCTCGCATCCGCTCGCCGGACGTGAGCGCGGCGGAGCGATCTCGGCGCGCGCCGACCTGTTCATCGGCCGCCCCTGGGTGGTGTGCCGCGACGAGGAGACCCGCGCGGCCGACCTGTCGCTCGTGGAGGCGCTCGCCCTCGACGTCGGTGCCATGCCGCTCGAGATGACACCGGAGGAGCACGACCGCTCGGTCGCGCTGACCTCGCACGTCCCCCAGGTGGTCGCCAGCCTGCTCGCGGCGCGCCTCGCCGACGCCGAGGAGGGCGCGCTGCGCCTGGCCGGGCCCGGGGTGCGGGACACGACCCGCATCGCGGCATCCGCCCCCGAACTGTGGGTGCAGATCCTCGGCGCGAACTCGGCCCCGGTGGTCGACGTTCTGGACGCGCTCGCAGAGGACCTTCGCGACGTGTCCGCCGCGCTGCGCGACCCGGAGGCGCCCGGATCCCGGCGCACGGTGGCGGACGCCATCCGGCACGGCAACGAGGGCGTCGAGCGGCTGCCGGGCAAGCACGGCCAGAACCGCAGGTTCGAGCAGCTCGTCGTCATGGTCGACGACACCCCCGGCCAGCTGGGTCGCCTGTTCGGCGAGCTCGGTGAGCTGGAGGTCAACGTCGAGGACCTGCGCCTGGAGCACTCGCCCGGTGCGCAGTTCGGACTGGCCGAGATCAGCGTCGCCCCGCGGCGCTGCGCGGCGCGATAGAAGGACTGGAATCACGCGGATGGCGGATCGCAGGGAGCACGAATGACTGAGGTCACTTTTTCGACGGATGCCGCGAAGTTCATCGCGATCGACGGCCCGGCGGGCTCGGGCAAGTCGAGCGTCTCGAAGGAGATCGCCCGGCGCCAGGGCTTCGGCTACCTCGACACCGGCGCCGCCTACCGGGCGCTCGCGTGGCACGTGCTCGACCGCGGTGCGGACACCGCCGATGAGCAGGCGGTGCTGGCCGCGGCATCCGACTTCCCGCTGCAGCAGGGCCTCGACGCCGACGACCGCCGCGTGCGGGTCGGCGAGGTCGACGTGACCGATGCGATCCGCGACCCGCGCGTGTCGGCGGCGGTGAGCGGCGTCGCGCGCGTGCCGGCGGTGCGCGTGCAGGTGAATGAGGTGTTCCGGCGCATGGTCGCCGAGGCGCCGTACCCGGCCGTCGTCGTCGAGGGCCGCGACATCACGACTGTGGTGGCACCGGATGCGCCGGTGCGCATCCTGCTGACCGCGGCACCCGAAGTGCGCGCCGCACGGCGCGCCGCAGAGCTCGGCGGCGAGAACGCCGCCGCTGTCGCGGAGGCGCTGCACAAGCGCGACCGCAGCGACAGCGCGGTGGTGGACTTCCTCACCGCCGCACCCGGGGTGGACGTCGTCGACTCCACCGAACTGGATTATCAGCAGACCGTCGACGCCGTGCTCGCGGTGATCGGCGAACGCCGAGGAGAACGAAATGGCTGACCCTACGAACGACTCAGGGCAGACGGAGTACGAGGGCGCGCCCGATCAGCTCGCCGAGAAGATGGCCGCCCTCGACGAGGAGCTGGCCGATCAGCGCGCCGAGGTGCTGCGCGCCTCGCTGTCGGACTACGAGCTGGAGGACGAGGACGACGCGCTGCTCGCCGGTGTCACGCTCGGCGAGGACGGCATCGAGTACCTGCCGGCGCTGCCGGTCGTCGCGATCGTCGGGCGGCCGAACGTCGGCAAGTCCGCGCTCGTGAACCGCATCCTCGGCCGCCGCGAGGCCGTCGTCGAGGACACCCCTGGTGTCACCCGTGACCGCGTCACGTACAAGGCCGAGTGGCTCGACCGCCGCTTCACGCTGGTCGACACCGGCGGCTGGGAGCCGGATGCCAAGGGCATCGACCGCTCGGTGGCGGCCCAGGCCGAGGTCGCGATCGACCTCTCCGACGTGGTGCTGTTCGTCGTCGACGCGATGGTCGGCGCCACCTCGACCGACGAGCACGTCGTGAAGCTGCTGCGCAAGAGCGGCAAGCCGGTGTTCCTCGTCGCGAACAAGATCGACGACGCACGCCAGGAGCCCGAGGCCGCCGCGCTGTGGAACCTCGGCCTCGGTGAACCGCACCCGGTGTCCGCGATCCACGGACGCGGCGTCGCAGACCTGCTCGACGCCATCATGGCGAAGCTCCCCGACGTGTCGGCGGTCGCCAAGGCCGAGATCGGCGGACCGCGCCGGGTGGCCATCCTCGGCCGCCCGAACGTGGGCAAGTCGTCGCTGCTGAACAAGGCCGCGGGCGAGGAGCGCGTGGTCGTCAACGACCTCGCCGGCACCACGCGCGACCCGGTGGACGAGATCGTCGAGCTGGGCGGCAAGCTGTGGCGTCTGGTCGACACCGCCGGCATCCGTCGTCGCGTGCACCTGCAGCAGGGCGCGGACTTCTACGCCTCGCTGCGCACCTCGGCCGCGCTGGAGAAGGCAGAGGTCGCCGTGGTCGTGCTCGACGTGAGCCAGCCGATCAGCGTGCAGGACCTGAACATCATCGACATGGTGCTCGAGTCGGGACGCGCGCTGGTGCTCGCGTTCAACAAGTGGGACCGCCTGTTCGACGACGACATGGAGAACATCGACCGTCGCCGCTACCTGGAGCGCGAGATCGAGCAGGACCTCGCGCACGTGGCCTGGGCTCCTCGGGTGAACATCTCGGCGAAGACCGGCCGGCACTTCGACAAGCTGGTGCCCGCGCTCGAGCTGGCCCTGGAGAACTGGGATCGGCGCATCCCGACCGGCAAGTTCAACGCGTTCATCACCGAGCTCGTCGCCGCGCACCCGCATCCGCTGCGGGGCGGCAAGCAGCCGCGCATCCTGTTCGGCACCCAGGCGTCGACCCGCCCGCCGACATTCGTGCTGTTCACCACGGGCTTCCTCGACCCGGGCTACCGACGGTTCATCCAGCGCCGCCTGCGGGAGCTGTACGAGTTCGAGGGCACGCCGATCGTGATCAACATGCGCGTCAGGGAGCGCAGGCAGCGCTAGCCATGGCCGACGGGACCTGCATCTTCTGCGCGATCGCAGACGGACAGGAGGCGGCGAGCGTCGTCTACGAGGACGAGACCGTCGTCGCCTTCCTGGACAGGTTCCCCGTCACGCGCGGCCATCTGCTGGTGGTCCCGCGTGCGCATGCGGTCGGGCTCGAGGATCTCGACGTCGCCACGGGTGCGCACATCTGGGAGGTCGGGCGGGAACTCGCGCGTGCTCTGCGGCGGTCGAGCATTCCCAGCGACGGGGTCAACGTGCTGCTGTGCGACGGGGAGGCCGCGTATCAGACCGTCTTCCACTTCCATCTGCACGTCATCCCGCGCACGGCCGGGGACGGCTGGACCGATCTGACGCATGAAACGCCGGAACGCGAGCGGTCGCTGCTCGACGACGAGGCCCGCGCGATCAGGCGGGCCCTCGCGATCGGCCGCGGCTGAGGCGGAACGCCTACGATGGCAGGTGGATGCCGCATATCCGTGGCGTCCGCCTGAGCATGCCCACGAGGCCCGCCGAAGGAGATCGCGATGACGCACACCCTGCCCCTGCCAGACTTCAGCCACGAGCGCGTGGAGGTGATCACGGGGCCGAGGAGCGGACTGTTCATCGCCGTCGCGCTGCACTCCTCGGTGCTCGGCTCGGCTCTCGGCGGCGCTCGGCTGTGGAGCTACCCGCACTGGAGTGATGCGCTCGGCGACGCGCTGCGGCTGTCGGCGGCGATGACGCTGAAGAACGCCGCGGCGGGGCTGGATGCCGGCGGCGGAAAGTCGGTCATCGGGCTTCCGCCCCGGACGGTGCTGGATGCGGACCGCCGTCGTGCCGCCTTCCTCGATCTCGGCGACGCCGTCGAGCTGCTGGGCGGGGCGTACCGCACCGCGGAGGACGTCGGCTCGACGACCGCGGACATGCTGACGGTGAGCGAGCGCACCGCGCACGTGGTCGGCCTGCCGCAGGCGACCGGCGGCTCGGGCGAGCCCGCGGGGCCGACGA
It encodes:
- the cmk gene encoding (d)CMP kinase, which encodes MTEVTFSTDAAKFIAIDGPAGSGKSSVSKEIARRQGFGYLDTGAAYRALAWHVLDRGADTADEQAVLAAASDFPLQQGLDADDRRVRVGEVDVTDAIRDPRVSAAVSGVARVPAVRVQVNEVFRRMVAEAPYPAVVVEGRDITTVVAPDAPVRILLTAAPEVRAARRAAELGGENAAAVAEALHKRDRSDSAVVDFLTAAPGVDVVDSTELDYQQTVDAVLAVIGERRGERNG
- a CDS encoding HIT family protein, with the protein product MADGTCIFCAIADGQEAASVVYEDETVVAFLDRFPVTRGHLLVVPRAHAVGLEDLDVATGAHIWEVGRELARALRRSSIPSDGVNVLLCDGEAAYQTVFHFHLHVIPRTAGDGWTDLTHETPERERSLLDDEARAIRRALAIGRG
- a CDS encoding pseudouridine synthase gives rise to the protein MTDDASTYDEGVRLQKALANAGVASRRVIEQYIVEGRIRVNGRTVTELGTRIDPENDLIDVDGTAVQLDVSKRYVMLNKPTGVVSSMKDEKGRPDLRRFTKEYEERLYNVGRLDAETSGLLILTNDGELAHVLAHPSFGVTKVYIAKVQGIVTPQTIAKLTKGFDLEDGFISADKARLLDTSRNTSLVELTLHSGRNRIVRRMMAEVGHPVVDLVRRQFGPLHLGTLPAGQSRELTKIELGALLTLSREENPADATPGDVQEKQ
- the der gene encoding ribosome biogenesis GTPase Der, with the translated sequence MAALDEELADQRAEVLRASLSDYELEDEDDALLAGVTLGEDGIEYLPALPVVAIVGRPNVGKSALVNRILGRREAVVEDTPGVTRDRVTYKAEWLDRRFTLVDTGGWEPDAKGIDRSVAAQAEVAIDLSDVVLFVVDAMVGATSTDEHVVKLLRKSGKPVFLVANKIDDARQEPEAAALWNLGLGEPHPVSAIHGRGVADLLDAIMAKLPDVSAVAKAEIGGPRRVAILGRPNVGKSSLLNKAAGEERVVVNDLAGTTRDPVDEIVELGGKLWRLVDTAGIRRRVHLQQGADFYASLRTSAALEKAEVAVVVLDVSQPISVQDLNIIDMVLESGRALVLAFNKWDRLFDDDMENIDRRRYLEREIEQDLAHVAWAPRVNISAKTGRHFDKLVPALELALENWDRRIPTGKFNAFITELVAAHPHPLRGGKQPRILFGTQASTRPPTFVLFTTGFLDPGYRRFIQRRLRELYEFEGTPIVINMRVRERRQR